From Strigops habroptila isolate Jane chromosome 16, bStrHab1.2.pri, whole genome shotgun sequence:
TACAGGCAAGTTACCTAATCCTAATTTGTAGCCATATGTTTTTCGCAGCAGAGAACAAACACTTCCAGCTGCTAAAGCTTACACAACGGAGACGAACCGGGCCTGAAAAATGTATGGGCGCATCGCCAGCAACACCGGCAATGGCACGGCCAGTGCTTGCAGGCACCGGAACACTCGTTCCGAGGTGCAGTGAGGGCTTGGTGCTTCCCATGGGAGCAATCCTGGGCACTCAGCCCCAGCCGTGGATAGAGAAACAGATCCAGACCTCTGGTGCTTTTCAATTTAGGGTGGCCAGGCTGAGATCAAAAAGGCCCTTTAGCACCGGGAAGGAGTTTATCGTATTCACCACTCGGCACAAAGAAGTTAATTAGCAAAAACTCCAATCCTGGAAAAAGGCCCTAATGAGAGCTAAGAGCTGGCAGATTAAAGCAGCCGGTCCCCCGGGAGGCTGCCGGGGCTGCAGCTCTCTGCCGACGCCAACACCGGCAGCACCGGCTCATCCTCACCGAAACCAAGCAGTCGACTCCAGTCACCGCGCACCAGCACGTGCCGGGAGCCGACATTCCACGTGCTGCTGCCGCAACCAGCAACGAGCCCCCCGGACCCCACGCACCCAACCGGACAATGCCACCGAGGCACCGACCATGGCAGGTTTGGTGTCTCGATAGCATCATCCTCAGTGCCCCTCGGTGGGCAGCTGAGGCTGAAGATCTCAGCACGCAGTGAGCCCTCGCACCAGCACTCGTCACCGATACTCCCTCGCTAATCTGTCCAGCCAATTCCactcttttatttaaaaggtgtGTAGGTTGGGAGATTTTCGCCGCTATAAATACCTCCCTTAAGTCAGCAACAACATCATGGATGCCTCCTCTCCTTCTGCCAAGCAGGCCAGGCTAGATAAACTAACTGGGATTAAGATTAGGCCGTAAAATTCTTCTTTGATTCAACCAGAAAATCACTGTGGGCTAAAAGCAGCCGATGCACAGTGAGTACATTCTGTAAACTCCACAGCGATATCCCACGGTTTAATACCGGCAATaacaaatataatttgaaataaatgggaAGCAGCTTTCCCATCCATGTCCACACAGCAGACAGAGCTGGGGAGACGCACTGCTGTGCCGAGCGCCGCGCTGAACACGATTACAGGCGACGGACTAGGGCTGGAGACCGCTAATGGGAAACACAGAGAGCTGGTAGAAAACACCTCGGATACaagccacagagcagagcagccgCTTGCCTTCTGAGCGCTCTTATTTAACATCACACATCTCTTCTGTGTGATGCCACTGGGAACCTCACACCGCGGTGACCCCCAAACCACCCCTGTTTCCCCACCGCCCCGGCAGACCCTACCTGTGCTGTCTCCCAGCCCGCGGGGTGGGCGAGCATCCTTGCCACCGCTGCTGTGGCCGGCGGCCGGCTCGGCGGTGCTGGTGCGGCCGGGGCTGCTGCGGGGCACGTCCCCACCGGGCGCAGGAGccggggtgctggggggcacGTGGGGCGGCGTGGCGGCGGTGGCAGCagcggtggtggtggtggcagtggtggcGGCAGCGGTGGTGGTAGTGGCGGCGGCAGCGGTGGCGAAGGCGCCGGGCAGCGTGCTGCTCTCCAGGGAGTCCTCCTCGCCCGTGGGGCCCCACACAATGACCTCGGGCAGCACCGTGGGTCGCCCGTCCCGTGGGGCGAAGCCGCGGCCGCGCAGTTGCCGCCGGCCCCTCCGGGAGCGTGGCCGGTGCGGGTGGTGGCCGGGGGGCAGCGGGGTGGCGGGGGGCGGCCGGCGGGAGCGGGGTCTCTGCGGGGGGGTCGGGGGCGCGCAGGTCCAGGGGAGTCCGGGGTGCCGCAGCTCCTCTGTGCTCCCCGTGTCCCACAGTGAGCCACGGGACAGTCTGTGCCGGAGCGCCGGCCGCGGTGAGAGCCTCCCGCCGGCACCGCTGGCTGGGGGCTGGCAGCTGGTGAGGTCCATGGCTAGGTGGAACATGGCTATTAAAATCCAAGCATGGCTTCCGAGCGGGCAACCTGACCTGTGGAGAGACAGAGACCGTGTTAGAAAGGCAGAGGAGCAACTCAGTGATCCATCCCAGCATGGGCCACCCAACACAGCCCCCAAAGCGGTGCCATCACCCTCCCTCCTGAAACAGCATCACCGGGCACTCTGCCACCGCAAAACCCACCACCATGATCAAGTACCCTGATCCGAGaccccagctttgctgctcttcGGTCACTTTGTGATGTGAAGATGTACCATAAAACGCAGCCAGCGCCTGCATTGCCCAAACTCAGCTCTTTCAGATGAATTCCCTAAAGCAGATGGCAcaaacagcaccagcagcatgaGCTGCACTCCAGGAGGTTCTCTACACTGCAGGACTCTTGGGAACCCCGGTCTCTGCTCCCCGGCTCTCCAAGCCGAGGTACAAGCCCTCAGTGGGCAGGGGAATCAATCCCTCCATGAGCTGAAGCAGAAGATTCCTGGACTCTTACGTTTGCACATGTAACCCATCTCCCACCACGGCGGTCACCCACACAGTGGTAGGAGCATCCCCCTGCACTGAATGTGACCCAGTTtcctcagcacagcccctgACCTAGCAGGGAAGGACGAGCAGCCCCATCCTCCCCTCCTCAGGGGCTCTGCACCTTCCGAGCTTTTGCTCCACTCACGCCTCCTCCTAAGATGCTCCCCCACGTGAAGCACCGTGTTTCATGGCAAGAAAATGCCAGATATGCATATTCTTCttgttctccctttttttttttcttccccagcagaAAACATCATTAGGCCAAAGCCCAGAAATCTTTACTccattttattcagcttttacACAAGAAGGACTTTTGTCGAACTCAGCAGGAGTTAATGAGAGCTTTACATGGCTAAATAGACTAATCCTCCGCAGAGCTGCACCCCGCACAGCCCGTGGTAGCACAACAAAACGTGCATCTGCTTGACACAGGCATTCATGCACTCCCTCCGTGCGTGAGCAAATGAAGCTAAAGGAGCTGACCTGGATACTCCCGGGCCCAGCCTTTTTCTGCTCAGAGGATCTCTTGGCTTTTTTGTCCCTAATTGGGTGTTTTTTCAAAGCgtaacagcatttattttgggGAGGAGTAAGGTGACGCAGGGGAAGAGcgcagaaggagaaagggaagagccAGAAACAGATAACAGAAACCAAAATAGTTCaggctgggggaggaagggttTCAAGGCTTCAAAAAAGTCAAACCACCCAAAAGAT
This genomic window contains:
- the AJAP1 gene encoding adherens junction-associated protein 1, producing MWMRRLSGSRSGCPLGSHAWILIAMFHLAMDLTSCQPPASGAGGRLSPRPALRHRLSRGSLWDTGSTEELRHPGLPWTCAPPTPPQRPRSRRPPPATPLPPGHHPHRPRSRRGRRQLRGRGFAPRDGRPTVLPEVIVWGPTGEEDSLESSTLPGAFATAAAATTTTAAATTATTTTAAATAATPPHVPPSTPAPAPGGDVPRSSPGRTSTAEPAAGHSSGGKDARPPRGLGDSTGLAVHQIITITVSLIMVIAALITTLVLKNCCAQSGRPRRNSHQRKLDQQEESCQNLTDFAPARVPSALDIFTAYNETLQCSHECVRTPVPVYAEEALRSPGDYKTTFNGNRPSSSDRHLIPVAFVSEKWFEISC